In Rhodoligotrophos defluvii, a genomic segment contains:
- a CDS encoding glutamine amidotransferase, which produces MKSAPNKILIVVHQASSSPGRVGLMLRERGYELDIRRPCLGCPLPERLDDHAGVVIFGGPMSANDCDAFIAREIDWIGVPLKEDKPFLGICLGAQMLSRHLGGAVTPHPEGLVEIGYYPIYPTPLGQTLFHWPSHVYHWHREGFSLPAGAELLARGAHFENQAFRYGRKAFGIQFHPEITLQMLHRWTVRGAPRFELPNAQPRRAHFEGRRLYDAAVRVWLARFLDHWLEPDPAHTSAMAAE; this is translated from the coding sequence ATGAAGTCTGCGCCGAACAAGATCCTCATCGTCGTGCATCAGGCGTCATCGAGTCCCGGACGGGTCGGACTCATGCTGCGCGAGCGGGGCTATGAGCTCGACATTCGCCGGCCCTGTCTGGGCTGCCCCTTGCCGGAAAGGCTGGATGACCACGCCGGCGTCGTGATCTTCGGCGGCCCGATGAGTGCGAATGACTGCGACGCGTTCATTGCCCGCGAGATCGACTGGATCGGTGTTCCGCTGAAGGAAGACAAGCCCTTTCTCGGGATCTGCCTCGGGGCCCAGATGCTGTCGCGCCATCTTGGCGGCGCGGTCACGCCTCATCCGGAAGGGTTGGTCGAGATCGGCTACTACCCGATCTACCCCACGCCCTTGGGGCAGACATTGTTCCACTGGCCGAGCCACGTCTACCATTGGCACCGGGAGGGATTTTCCCTGCCCGCCGGGGCCGAGCTGCTGGCCCGCGGCGCCCACTTCGAGAACCAGGCCTTCCGCTATGGCCGGAAGGCCTTCGGCATCCAGTTCCATCCGGAGATCACGTTGCAGATGCTGCACCGGTGGACCGTGCGCGGCGCGCCCAGGTTCGAGCTGCCGAACGCACAGCCGCGCCGTGCCCATTTCGAAGGCCGCCGCCTCTATGACGCGGCCGTGCGCGTCTGGCTCGCCCGGTTCCTCGATCACTGGCTTGAGCCGGACCCAGCTCACACGTCGGCCATGGCCGCGGAGTAG
- a CDS encoding maleate cis-trans isomerase family protein yields MTQALARQTSASTEFLDLGVLDCELDQGIAHRAAIGLLVLSTDQTMEHEFRQVVRGDGVAFYATRVLNDVMVTNETLRAMRDKIAPATELILPGLPLDVVGFGCTSASMVLGEEVIFEEIRKARPGIACTTPITAAFAAFKTFGADRIGVLTPYSAEVNETVRAYLESKGVNVAAFATFDKVDDREAARISPRSIAEGIKILSRRAKLDAVFVSCTSLRLCEEVAGIEAEIGIPVTSSDHALAWHCMRLAGVNDVVPNAGMLFERGV; encoded by the coding sequence ATGACTCAGGCACTTGCACGACAAACGTCAGCCAGCACCGAGTTCCTCGATCTCGGCGTGCTGGATTGCGAGCTGGACCAAGGAATTGCCCACCGCGCTGCCATCGGCCTCCTCGTGCTGTCCACCGACCAGACTATGGAGCATGAATTCCGCCAGGTGGTGCGCGGCGACGGCGTTGCCTTCTATGCGACCCGGGTGCTCAACGACGTGATGGTCACCAACGAGACCTTGCGCGCCATGCGCGACAAGATCGCCCCGGCAACGGAACTGATCCTGCCCGGCCTGCCCCTCGACGTGGTCGGCTTTGGCTGCACCTCCGCCAGCATGGTTCTGGGCGAAGAGGTGATTTTCGAGGAAATCCGCAAGGCGCGGCCGGGCATTGCCTGCACGACCCCTATCACCGCCGCCTTTGCCGCCTTCAAGACCTTCGGCGCCGACCGGATCGGCGTGCTTACCCCTTATTCCGCCGAGGTGAACGAGACCGTCCGCGCCTATCTCGAAAGCAAGGGCGTGAACGTTGCCGCCTTCGCCACCTTTGACAAGGTTGACGACCGCGAGGCGGCCCGCATCTCGCCTCGCTCGATTGCCGAGGGGATCAAGATCTTGAGCCGGCGCGCCAAGCTGGACGCCGTCTTCGTATCCTGCACCAGCTTGCGCCTGTGCGAGGAGGTCGCCGGCATCGAGGCGGAGATCGGCATTCCCGTCACCTCCAGCGACCATGCCCTGGCCTGGCACTGCATGCGTCTCGCCGGCGTGAACGACGTCGTACCCAATGCTGGAATGCTGTTCGAGCGGGGCGTCTGA
- a CDS encoding L,D-transpeptidase — MPVTRRMFVASLPFVLTACSTTRPMPVLFRPPPDPFYVEMYAAIHDEPYPVPAVDVSRIDPEYLRQEVAFDGPEPAGSIVVDPERRFLYLVREGGKALRYGCGVGKAGFDYQGDAVIGRKARWPRWTPTPTMIALEPERYGPYADGLPGGLDNPLGARALYLYQNGRDTLYRIHGTNEPWSIGRSVSSGCIRLFNQDVIDLYNRVPVGTRVTVLPVGSFNRTA; from the coding sequence ATGCCTGTTACCCGTCGCATGTTCGTTGCCAGTCTTCCGTTCGTCCTGACCGCCTGTTCCACGACGCGGCCCATGCCCGTTCTTTTTCGGCCGCCGCCCGATCCGTTCTATGTGGAAATGTATGCAGCGATCCACGATGAGCCGTATCCGGTGCCGGCCGTGGATGTCAGCAGGATCGATCCGGAATATCTGCGCCAGGAAGTTGCCTTCGATGGGCCGGAGCCGGCGGGAAGCATCGTGGTCGATCCGGAGCGCCGCTTTCTCTACCTGGTGCGCGAGGGCGGCAAGGCGCTGCGCTATGGCTGCGGGGTGGGCAAGGCCGGGTTCGACTATCAGGGGGATGCGGTGATCGGCCGTAAGGCGCGCTGGCCGCGGTGGACGCCGACGCCAACCATGATCGCGCTAGAACCGGAGCGGTACGGTCCCTATGCTGATGGGTTGCCCGGCGGCCTGGACAATCCCTTGGGGGCCCGCGCGCTTTATCTCTACCAAAACGGCCGCGATACGCTCTATCGCATCCACGGGACCAACGAGCCCTGGTCGATCGGGCGCTCGGTATCGAGCGGCTGCATCCGCCTGTTCAATCAGGATGTGATCGATCTCTACAACCGGGTACCGGTCGGCACCAGGGTTACGGTGCTGCCGGTCGGCTCCTTCAACCGGACGGCGTGA
- a CDS encoding TRAP transporter large permease — translation MFEYGIMPPLMFAGLVLFLLYGFPVAFSLAACGLFFGAIGILTGHFDAVFLQALPLRFFGVLSNDLLLAIPFFTFMGAILERSGLAEDLLEGAGQLFGPLPGGLAYAVVLVGAVMGAITGTVAASVIAMGIVSLPIMMRYGYSTRVATGVIAASGTIAQLIPPSLVLIILADQLGRSVGDMYAGAIGPSLLQVAIFLIFILVMSIVRPHTMPPLPKEARTASSLQLLWRVAKAMVPSLVLMFLVLGTIFLGLATPTEAGAMGAVGAMLLAIMHRRLTWALVREGMASTTRITAMVVFILIGSTVFSLVFQGMDGGHWVQHLLSGLPGGVLGFLIFVNVFVFFLAFFLDFFEIAFIVIPMLVPAAQALGIDLVWFGVLLCVNMQTAFMHPPFGFALFYLRGIAPKSVRTSDIYMGAIPWLTLQLLLVFVVIFWPETVTYWIRKERTVDPSTIQLNVPMPGAGPSSPTAPSFGAPPPSFGAPPPPSFGAPPPPSFGAPPPANTPPGQTTTPPPPSFGAPQQQQP, via the coding sequence ATGTTTGAATACGGCATCATGCCCCCGCTCATGTTCGCGGGCCTCGTCCTCTTTCTGCTCTATGGTTTTCCGGTCGCGTTTTCGCTGGCCGCCTGCGGCTTGTTCTTCGGCGCCATCGGCATTCTGACCGGACATTTCGATGCGGTCTTCCTGCAGGCGCTGCCGCTGCGGTTCTTCGGCGTACTCTCCAACGACCTGCTGCTTGCAATTCCCTTCTTCACCTTCATGGGCGCCATTCTGGAGCGCAGCGGGCTGGCCGAGGATCTCCTGGAAGGGGCGGGGCAGCTATTCGGGCCGCTGCCAGGCGGACTCGCCTATGCGGTCGTGCTGGTCGGGGCGGTGATGGGCGCGATCACCGGCACGGTGGCGGCGTCGGTCATCGCCATGGGCATCGTGTCGCTTCCGATCATGATGCGCTACGGCTACAGCACGCGGGTCGCGACCGGGGTGATCGCCGCCTCCGGAACGATCGCGCAGCTGATCCCGCCGTCGCTCGTGCTGATCATCCTGGCCGACCAGCTCGGCCGGTCGGTGGGCGACATGTATGCGGGCGCGATCGGACCGTCGCTGCTGCAGGTCGCCATATTCCTGATCTTCATCCTGGTGATGTCGATCGTGCGGCCGCACACTATGCCGCCGCTTCCCAAGGAAGCCCGGACGGCCAGCAGCCTGCAGCTCCTGTGGCGGGTGGCCAAGGCCATGGTGCCGTCACTGGTGCTGATGTTCCTGGTGCTGGGCACCATCTTCCTGGGGCTTGCCACGCCGACGGAAGCGGGCGCAATGGGCGCGGTGGGCGCCATGCTGCTGGCGATCATGCATCGGCGCCTCACTTGGGCGCTTGTGCGGGAGGGCATGGCCTCCACGACCCGCATCACCGCCATGGTGGTGTTCATCCTGATCGGCTCGACCGTGTTCAGCCTGGTGTTCCAGGGCATGGACGGCGGCCACTGGGTGCAGCATCTTCTCTCGGGGCTGCCGGGCGGCGTGCTGGGCTTCCTGATCTTCGTCAACGTGTTCGTGTTCTTTCTGGCATTCTTCCTCGATTTCTTCGAGATCGCCTTCATCGTCATTCCCATGCTGGTGCCGGCGGCCCAGGCCTTGGGGATCGATCTGGTCTGGTTCGGCGTGCTCCTGTGCGTGAACATGCAGACGGCGTTCATGCACCCGCCTTTCGGCTTCGCGCTCTTCTACCTGCGCGGGATCGCGCCGAAGAGCGTGCGCACGTCGGACATATACATGGGTGCGATACCCTGGCTCACCCTGCAGCTGCTGCTGGTCTTCGTCGTGATCTTCTGGCCAGAGACGGTGACGTACTGGATCCGAAAGGAGAGGACGGTCGACCCTTCCACCATTCAGTTGAACGTGCCGATGCCGGGCGCAGGGCCGAGCAGCCCGACAGCGCCGAGCTTCGGCGCGCCCCCGCCGAGCTTCGGGGCACCTCCGCCGCCGAGTTTCGGGGCGCCTCCGCCGCCGAGTTTCGGGGCGCCTCCCCCGGCGAACACGCCGCCAGGCCAGACCACGACACCCCCTCCACCAAGCTTTGGAGCGCCACAACAGCAGCAGCCTTGA
- the glgX gene encoding glycogen debranching protein GlgX gives MQKKSPGPSVGVAKPAVRRSAIREGLPFPLGATWDGLGVNFAIFSANATCVELCLFDAEGETELERIELPEYTDEVWHGYLPAARPGTVYGYRVHGPYEPDAGHRFNPNKLLIDPYAKQLVGKLTWGEELFGYKIGHADKDLAFDGRDSAHLMPKCRVIDPAFTWGPERRPRVPWERAVIYEMHVKGFTKLNPHVPEDERGTFAALIHDRVPRYLRGLGITVAEFLPVHAFIDDSYLVEKGLRNYWGYNSIAFFAPEPRYLHSSSVNEFKEMVNQFHAAGLEVILDVVYNHTAEGNELGPTLSLKGIDNASYYRLLPDQKRYYINDTGTGNTVNLSHPRVLQMVADSLRYWATEMRVDGFRFDLATILAREPYGFDEGGGFLDACRQDPVLSGIKLIAEPWDIGPGGYQVGQFPPGWAEWNDKFRDTVRSYWKGDDGKLPDFAARIAGSGDLFNKRGRRPWASVNFITAHDGFNLNDVVSYNDKHNEANGEENRDGHSNNHSWNHGVEGPTDDEAIIELRERQKRNMLATLLLAQGTPMILAGDEFGHTQQGNNNAYAQDNEITWLNWEGITPRGRALLEFVRKLIAVRMTYPILHRGRFLGTEYNEELDVKDLTWISPTGEEMSQEQWEDGKAKCFGMLIDGRAQPTGIKRRGDDATLLIVTNAYHDVVKFTLPEVAEGNNWVCLIDTNVPDRSDMTRHNIGAVYEVTGRSLLLFVLNRGDQAAKMTRAGLGAILDISERPLPELA, from the coding sequence GTGCAGAAGAAATCACCCGGGCCATCGGTAGGTGTGGCAAAACCAGCGGTCAGGCGTTCTGCGATACGCGAAGGGCTGCCTTTCCCCTTGGGCGCCACGTGGGACGGCCTTGGCGTCAACTTCGCCATCTTCTCGGCGAATGCCACCTGCGTCGAGCTATGCCTGTTCGACGCGGAGGGTGAGACGGAGCTCGAGCGCATCGAGCTGCCGGAATACACGGACGAAGTCTGGCACGGCTACTTGCCGGCCGCGCGGCCCGGAACCGTCTATGGATATCGCGTTCACGGGCCATACGAGCCCGATGCCGGCCACCGCTTTAACCCGAACAAGCTGCTGATCGACCCCTATGCCAAGCAGCTGGTGGGCAAGCTTACCTGGGGCGAGGAGCTGTTCGGCTACAAGATCGGCCATGCCGACAAGGACCTGGCCTTCGACGGGCGCGACAGCGCCCATCTCATGCCGAAATGCCGGGTGATCGATCCTGCCTTCACTTGGGGCCCCGAGCGCCGGCCGCGTGTTCCCTGGGAGCGCGCGGTCATCTACGAAATGCACGTGAAGGGTTTCACCAAGCTCAATCCGCATGTTCCGGAGGACGAGCGTGGCACTTTCGCCGCGCTCATCCATGACCGCGTGCCGCGCTACCTGCGCGGCCTCGGCATCACCGTCGCCGAATTCCTGCCGGTGCATGCCTTCATCGACGACAGCTATCTCGTCGAGAAGGGGCTCCGCAACTACTGGGGCTATAATAGCATCGCGTTCTTTGCGCCCGAGCCGCGCTATCTCCACTCGTCCTCCGTGAACGAATTCAAGGAGATGGTGAACCAGTTCCATGCCGCTGGCCTCGAGGTCATCCTGGATGTGGTCTACAACCACACGGCGGAAGGCAACGAGCTCGGTCCGACGCTCTCGCTCAAGGGCATTGACAATGCGAGCTACTACCGCCTGCTGCCCGACCAGAAGCGCTACTACATCAACGATACCGGCACCGGCAATACCGTGAACCTGTCGCACCCGCGCGTCCTCCAGATGGTGGCCGACTCCCTCCGCTATTGGGCCACCGAGATGCGGGTAGACGGCTTCCGCTTCGACCTCGCCACTATTCTTGCCCGCGAGCCCTATGGCTTCGACGAGGGCGGCGGCTTCCTTGACGCCTGCCGCCAGGACCCGGTGCTCTCGGGCATAAAGCTGATCGCCGAACCGTGGGATATCGGTCCAGGCGGCTACCAGGTCGGCCAGTTCCCGCCGGGCTGGGCGGAGTGGAACGACAAGTTTAGGGACACGGTGCGCTCATACTGGAAGGGCGACGACGGCAAGCTGCCCGATTTCGCGGCCCGCATCGCCGGCTCGGGCGACCTGTTCAACAAGCGCGGCCGCAGGCCGTGGGCGAGCGTCAACTTCATCACCGCCCATGACGGCTTCAACCTCAACGACGTGGTTTCCTATAACGACAAGCACAACGAGGCCAATGGCGAAGAGAACCGCGACGGCCATTCCAACAACCATTCCTGGAACCACGGGGTGGAGGGCCCGACCGACGACGAGGCCATCATCGAGCTGCGCGAACGCCAGAAGCGCAACATGCTGGCCACCTTGCTGCTCGCGCAGGGCACGCCCATGATCCTGGCGGGAGACGAGTTCGGCCACACTCAGCAAGGCAACAACAACGCCTATGCCCAGGACAACGAGATCACCTGGCTGAACTGGGAAGGGATAACCCCGCGCGGGCGTGCCCTGCTGGAATTCGTGCGCAAGCTGATCGCCGTGCGCATGACCTATCCCATTCTGCACCGTGGCCGCTTTCTCGGCACCGAGTATAATGAGGAGCTTGACGTCAAGGACCTCACTTGGATCTCGCCCACTGGCGAGGAAATGAGCCAAGAGCAGTGGGAGGATGGCAAGGCCAAGTGCTTCGGCATGCTGATAGACGGGCGTGCTCAGCCCACGGGCATCAAGCGCCGGGGCGACGATGCAACGCTGCTCATCGTCACCAACGCCTATCATGATGTGGTGAAGTTCACCCTGCCGGAAGTCGCCGAAGGCAATAACTGGGTTTGTCTGATCGACACCAATGTGCCGGATCGCTCCGATATGACCCGCCACAATATCGGGGCGGTCTATGAAGTGACAGGGCGCTCGCTGCTGCTCTTCGTGCTCAACCGTGGCGACCAGGCGGCGAAGATGACCCGTGCCGGCCTTGGCGCCATTCTTGATATTTCCGAACGTCCACTGCCGGAGCTTGCCTGA
- a CDS encoding D-amino acid dehydrogenase — translation MKIVVIGGGVVGVTTAYQLQQDGHEVTLIERQPQVAEETSWGNAGMIAPGHSFAWSSPQAPMILLKSLVKKNQALRFKPSLDPRLWTWSLKFLAQCTEERARINTLRKHRLATYSQGVLHEVVAKENIQFDNNRRGIIFFYRDEESLERGVAHMKILADDGQEMQTIGRDEIVKLDPSLSSAAHKIAGAVYCPTDETGDCNKFTNGLAKVCIERGAEFLTGTAATRINVSGGQVTGIQTDKGEVKGDLYVLSAGNYSPILAKPIGIDLPIYPVKGYSLTIPIGNHGAAPTIASVDENNLVAITRMGDRVRVTATAEFAGYNTSHKPGDFAFMKGIVQELYPDGADYDRAFMWAGLRPMTPTNMPIIGQSRYRNLYFNTGHGHIGWTMSNGSARIAADIIAGRKPAIPLDGLAA, via the coding sequence ATGAAGATTGTCGTCATAGGAGGCGGGGTCGTCGGCGTAACCACCGCCTACCAGCTGCAGCAGGATGGTCACGAAGTGACCCTCATCGAGCGCCAGCCGCAGGTGGCGGAAGAAACCAGCTGGGGCAATGCCGGCATGATCGCGCCCGGCCATTCCTTCGCCTGGTCGTCGCCCCAGGCCCCGATGATTCTGCTCAAGTCGCTGGTGAAGAAGAACCAGGCGCTGCGCTTCAAGCCCTCGCTCGACCCGCGGCTATGGACTTGGTCGCTGAAATTCCTGGCGCAATGCACCGAGGAACGGGCACGGATAAACACCCTGCGCAAACATCGGCTGGCCACCTATTCCCAAGGCGTGCTGCACGAGGTGGTGGCGAAGGAGAACATTCAGTTCGACAACAACCGCCGCGGCATCATCTTTTTCTACCGCGATGAGGAATCGCTCGAGCGCGGCGTCGCCCACATGAAGATCCTCGCCGATGACGGCCAGGAGATGCAGACCATCGGCCGCGACGAGATCGTCAAGCTCGACCCGTCCCTGTCCTCCGCCGCCCACAAGATCGCCGGCGCCGTCTATTGCCCGACCGACGAGACGGGCGATTGCAATAAGTTCACCAACGGTCTTGCCAAGGTGTGCATCGAGCGCGGCGCCGAGTTCCTCACCGGCACCGCCGCCACGCGCATCAACGTTTCGGGCGGCCAGGTCACCGGCATTCAGACCGACAAGGGCGAGGTCAAGGGCGATCTCTACGTGCTGTCGGCCGGCAATTACAGCCCGATCCTCGCCAAGCCCATCGGCATCGACCTGCCGATCTATCCGGTGAAGGGTTACTCGCTGACGATCCCGATCGGGAATCACGGCGCGGCCCCGACCATTGCGTCGGTGGACGAGAATAACCTGGTGGCGATCACGCGGATGGGTGATCGGGTCCGCGTCACCGCCACCGCCGAATTCGCCGGCTACAACACCAGCCACAAACCCGGAGACTTCGCCTTCATGAAAGGCATCGTCCAGGAGCTCTATCCCGATGGGGCCGACTACGACCGCGCCTTCATGTGGGCGGGCTTGCGGCCGATGACGCCGACCAACATGCCGATCATCGGCCAGAGCCGCTACCGCAACCTCTATTTCAACACCGGACATGGCCATATCGGCTGGACCATGTCGAACGGTTCGGCGCGCATCGCCGCCGATATCATCGCCGGCCGCAAGCCCGCCATTCCACTCGACGGGCTCGCCGCATAG
- a CDS encoding TonB family protein — MLTPQGRLKSAVPIKHLEPRGNVLSTADASILETVHPEPLVPASPTPARREALRWTVTWLLALLLHVLVFAAVIYQFPGASQLDVPQAIPVELVTMPPPPPPAPQEAEEQKPEPEPEKKPEEQQSEPVLRQSGATDNTQLPPSDAPKVEQPEEKPEPARPELSPQQVEQQAKPAPEMPKLVESETGTEPKAPDPPQMMAGVPKLDLPPAFEIPRPARGLSGMSSGPGGGGDPYLNALRDKIVARLVYPPGSESRRGVAQYQAVITRQGKLVSVQLTRSSGYRDLDQVGLQAIRAAAPFKRLPREIPGDRAIIEISLRLGS; from the coding sequence ATGTTAACGCCGCAAGGACGGCTTAAGTCCGCTGTTCCGATCAAGCACCTCGAGCCTAGAGGAAACGTCCTGAGCACCGCCGACGCGTCCATTCTGGAGACCGTGCACCCCGAGCCGCTCGTGCCCGCATCGCCGACGCCGGCCCGGCGGGAAGCTCTGCGCTGGACCGTCACCTGGCTCCTGGCCTTGTTGCTGCATGTGCTGGTCTTCGCCGCGGTGATCTACCAGTTTCCCGGCGCGAGCCAGCTCGATGTGCCGCAGGCCATACCGGTGGAGCTGGTGACCATGCCGCCTCCGCCCCCGCCTGCCCCCCAGGAGGCAGAGGAGCAGAAGCCCGAGCCGGAGCCGGAGAAAAAGCCGGAAGAGCAGCAGTCTGAGCCCGTGCTGCGGCAGAGCGGCGCGACGGACAACACGCAGCTTCCGCCCAGCGATGCGCCCAAGGTCGAGCAGCCTGAGGAAAAGCCCGAGCCGGCGAGGCCCGAGCTGTCGCCGCAGCAGGTCGAGCAGCAGGCCAAGCCCGCGCCGGAAATGCCGAAGCTGGTGGAGTCGGAAACCGGCACCGAGCCCAAGGCACCGGATCCGCCACAGATGATGGCCGGCGTTCCCAAGCTTGACCTACCCCCTGCCTTCGAGATCCCACGGCCGGCCCGCGGTCTTTCCGGCATGAGCAGTGGGCCGGGCGGTGGCGGCGACCCTTATCTCAACGCCCTGCGGGACAAGATCGTCGCCCGCCTGGTCTATCCGCCGGGCAGCGAATCTCGGCGCGGCGTTGCCCAATACCAGGCCGTGATCACCAGGCAAGGAAAGCTGGTGAGCGTGCAACTCACCCGCTCCTCCGGCTATCGCGATCTCGATCAGGTGGGCCTGCAGGCGATCCGCGCCGCAGCGCCCTTCAAGCGCCTGCCGCGCGAAATCCCCGGCGACCGGGCCATCATCGAAATCTCGCTGCGGCTAGGGTCCTGA
- a CDS encoding TRAP transporter small permease subunit, which yields MQALLAFSRLIDRLNARFAIVANYCVLVAVLISAGNAVMRYVLSYSSNAFLEVQWYLFAAMVMLGTSYTLKNNGHVRVDLIYSSVGDRQRLYIDLLGLIFFLLPVTGYLIYLTVPFFLASFRSGEMSMNAGGLILWPAKLMIPLGFILLALQGISELIKRIGALTGQVELDTHYEKPLQ from the coding sequence ATGCAAGCCCTTCTGGCGTTCAGCCGCCTGATCGATCGGCTGAATGCGCGGTTTGCCATCGTTGCGAATTACTGCGTGCTGGTTGCGGTGCTGATCAGCGCCGGGAATGCGGTGATGCGCTACGTGCTGAGCTACAGCTCGAACGCGTTCCTCGAGGTGCAGTGGTACCTATTTGCGGCGATGGTCATGCTCGGCACGTCCTATACTCTCAAGAACAACGGGCATGTGAGAGTGGACCTGATCTATTCCTCGGTGGGTGACCGGCAGCGGCTCTATATCGACCTGCTCGGCCTGATCTTCTTCCTTCTGCCGGTGACCGGATACCTCATCTATCTGACGGTGCCCTTCTTCCTTGCCTCGTTCCGGAGCGGGGAGATGTCCATGAATGCAGGCGGCTTGATCCTCTGGCCGGCGAAGCTGATGATCCCGCTGGGCTTTATCCTGCTCGCCCTGCAGGGAATTTCAGAGCTGATCAAGCGAATCGGCGCGCTGACCGGGCAGGTGGAGCTCGATACACACTACGAGAAGCCGCTGCAGTAA
- a CDS encoding TRAP transporter substrate-binding protein, whose product MDRRTVIKKAGFVAGAAAASAVPLAAPAIAQSMPEIRWRLTSSFPNSLDTIFGGAPVLADAVKKMTDGKFTIDVFPAGEIVPGLQALDAVQNNTVEAAHTVCYYYVGKDPTFALPSSVPFGLNARQQNAWLYHGGGNEAVNEFLSAYNVIGMPGGNTGTQMGGWFRKEINSVADLNGLKMRIAGIAGRVLQPLGVVPQQLAGGDIYPALERGTIDATEWVGPYDDEKLGFYQVAKFYYYPAFWEGGPTVHFLFNKAKYDELPDAYKAALDTAAKAVNINMLALYDVKNMQAIRSLVGKGVQLRPLPRDVLDASYEQAFKIYDELADTNPAWKKMYEPWKTFRSQIYEWFRVAEYSYDSYVYSQQAAGK is encoded by the coding sequence ATGGATCGTCGCACAGTGATCAAAAAGGCTGGTTTCGTCGCGGGCGCCGCGGCTGCCAGCGCGGTGCCGCTGGCCGCACCCGCCATAGCCCAGTCGATGCCGGAGATCAGGTGGCGTTTGACCTCAAGCTTTCCCAATTCGCTGGACACCATTTTCGGCGGTGCTCCGGTTCTGGCCGATGCCGTCAAGAAAATGACCGACGGCAAGTTCACCATCGACGTGTTTCCGGCCGGCGAGATCGTGCCCGGGCTGCAAGCGCTGGATGCGGTGCAGAACAACACCGTCGAGGCCGCGCACACGGTCTGCTACTACTATGTGGGCAAGGATCCGACCTTCGCGCTTCCGTCCTCGGTTCCGTTCGGCCTCAATGCTCGCCAGCAGAATGCCTGGCTGTATCATGGCGGCGGCAACGAGGCGGTGAACGAGTTCCTGTCCGCCTACAACGTGATCGGCATGCCGGGTGGCAATACGGGCACGCAGATGGGCGGCTGGTTCCGCAAGGAGATCAACAGCGTCGCCGACCTGAACGGTCTCAAGATGCGCATCGCCGGCATCGCCGGCCGGGTGCTGCAACCTTTGGGCGTCGTGCCGCAGCAGCTGGCTGGCGGCGACATCTATCCGGCGCTGGAACGTGGCACCATCGATGCGACGGAATGGGTGGGCCCCTATGACGACGAGAAGCTCGGCTTCTACCAGGTGGCCAAGTTCTACTACTACCCGGCCTTCTGGGAAGGCGGCCCGACCGTGCATTTCCTGTTCAACAAGGCCAAATACGACGAACTGCCTGATGCCTATAAAGCGGCCCTGGACACGGCAGCCAAGGCCGTGAACATCAACATGCTGGCGCTTTACGACGTGAAGAACATGCAGGCGATCCGCAGCCTCGTCGGCAAGGGCGTGCAGCTCCGGCCACTGCCGCGCGACGTGCTCGATGCGAGCTACGAGCAGGCGTTCAAGATCTATGACGAGCTTGCCGACACGAATCCGGCCTGGAAGAAGATGTATGAGCCGTGGAAGACGTTCCGCAGCCAGATCTACGAATGGTTCCGGGTGGCGGAATACAGCTACGACAGTTATGTCTACAGCCAGCAGGCCGCCGGCAAATAA